The genomic window ACCTGTTTGGCGATTTGAGCATCGCTGAGGGGGGGAAGATAAGAAAGGGTCTCGAAACGACGCTCTTTTGGTAAAGTTTGCATGGCTGTTGATAATGGGGTGGGATTTTTTTAGTACGTTGACCAACTAACTGGATAAGTTATCCAAGTTCGTATCTAAGTTGGTTGGCTGTTCTGCTGGTGGACTGGGTTGGTATGTGTCTATGCTTGTAATCCGCTCTAGATGCTGGCGACGTTTTTCTATGTTGGCTTTTTGAATGCCAGTCAGAACCATTTCAGGTAAAAATTCTGTAACTTCCTCGGCAATGTGTTCTCTGACAGTCATAATTCGTAAGGCCAAATCTGGCTGCTCACTAAAAAGCTGCTCAATATATGCTTCTCCGTCCTGAATTTTACCTGCGGAGAAGTTTTGCAGCCAATATGCCAACGGAGGATTAGTTTCGCTCAGCTGTGCCAGAACCGTCCTTAGTGCCTGATAAGTCAGGTAACTTTGGAGAGTCTTGGCTGTGTCTTTCGCAATTTGCTTGAGATCCATGCTTGACCCAGCCCCTCTAAAGTATGAAGTACAAAGGATGAAGAGATTTTTGTTTAACCTTCATCCTTACACCTTCAGGCTTTATCAGACGGTATCCATTGCCTCAAACTCGAACTTGATTTCTTTCCACAGTTCGCAAGCAACGGCTAGTTCAGGAGACCACTTAGCCGCTTCGCGGATAATGTCGTTACCTTCACGAGCCATGTTACGTCCTTCGTTACGAGCTTGGATACAAGCTTCCAGAGCTACGCGGTTAGCGGTTGCACCAGGAGCGTTACCCCAGGGGTGACCAAGTGTACCACCACCAAATTGTAGTACGGAGTCGTCACCGAAGATTTCTACCAACGCGGGCATATGCCATACGTGGATACCACCGGAAGCAACTGCCATTACACCAGGCATAGAAGCCCAATCTTGGGTGAAGTAGATACCGCGAGACTTGTCTTGCTCAACGTAGTTTTCACGCAACAGGTCAACGAAGCCCATTGTGATACCACGTTCACCTTCCAATTTACCAACAACTGTACCGGTGTGAATGTGATCACCACCAGACATCCGCAGGGTTTTAGCTAATACACGGAAGTGAATACCGTGGTTCTTTTGACGGTCGATAACGGCGTGCATCGCACGGTGAATGTGCAGCAAAATACCGTTCTTACGACACCAATGAGCCAAGGTGGTGTTAGCTGTGAAACCTGCGGTCAGGTAGTCGTGCATGACGATGGGCATTTTGAGTTCTTTAGCGTACTCAGCCCGTTCCAGCATTTGTTCGCAGGTAGGTGCGGTGACGTTCAAGTAGTGACCCTTGATTTCGCCGGTTTCTGCTTGTGCTTTGTGGATTGCTTCTGCTACAAACAAGAAGCGATCGCGCCAACGTTGGAAAGGTGCGGAGTTAATGTTTTCGTCGTCTTTGGTGAAGTCCAAACCACCACGCAAACATTCGTATACAGCACGTCCGTAGTTTTTAGCAGACAGACCTAATTTGGGTTTGATTGTACAACCCAACAAAGGACGACCGTATTTGTTTAATTTGTCACGCTCAACTTGAATACCGTGGGGAGGACCTTGGAAAGTCTTCAGGTATGCTACGGGAATCCGTAAGTCTTCTAGACGCAATGCGCGCAAAGCTTTAAAACCAAATACGTTACCTACAATAGAGGTCAACATATTGGTGACAGAGCCTTCCTCAAACAAATCTAGAGGATAAGCAACGTAAGCGATGTATTGGTTATCTTCGCCTGCAACTGGTTCGATGTCGTAGCAACGACCTTTGTAGCGATCTAGGTCGGTAAGTAAGTCTGTCCATACAGTGGTCCAAGTACCAGTGGAAGACTCAGCAGCTACAGCAGCACCTGCTTCTTCTGGTGGAACTCCGGGTTGGGGAGTCATCCGGAAAGCAGCAAGAATATCTGTATCTTTAGGTGTGTAATCAGGTGTGTAATAAGTTAGTCTGTAATCTTTAACCCCGGCTTGATACCCAGATTTAGCCTGAGTTTTCGTTTGAGCGTACGACATATTTATCCTTCCAAGATGTCACTCTTTTTATTTATCAAACCACGTTTTGTGTAAATTTTTCTCACGTTCACTCTACCTGACTATCAGCAAGGAGAAAAACAGGAAAATTATTTTACTAATCGCTACCTTCGCGCTAGGCAGAAAGTATGACTTATATCCCTGAATTCCAGATGATTTAGGAAATTGGGCTAGTTTTCACAAATTTCCGCCCACACTTTCCTGATGTCTTCCTGATTTACGGGAAACATTGAACAGGAGAGAATTTGCTTGACGCAATATCCAGTAGAGTGATGAGCGAAAGATCAAAATTGCACACCGCGTAATTTGTAACTTGTCTCACAATATATCAAGAAATTGCATAAGTTAAACTTTGAAAGTTTTTAACTTATTGATTTGAATTAGTTATTACACAAATAGTTAAACATTTTGTTACGATGACTTTACAAAAGTATTCTTTAGCTGTAGAGAGTGCTGAGTAGTGAGTTGTGTTAGCGGTAGCGCGGCGTTTAGCCGGTGTTGATTGAATTTTGTAGCTGGCTTTGCTACGCAACGCTACCGCGAACTCTGGAAGAGTATTTTGCATTTTGAACGAAATTTGGGGGTTTAAGTCCCCTACCTGTATAGGCAGTGCGTTTTGTGTCGGGGATTTAGACCCCAACACAAAACGTAATTACGTTAGCGTAGCGGTAGCGAGTCCGCGAGCGTCATTGCGAATTGCGAATTGCGAATTGCCAAGTTCTACCTGTTTAAAAACTACCAACTCCGGGAAAACTGAGATCAATTGTTAGCTAGCCAGTTTAGGCAATGGCTATAGGTATTGTCTCTCAAGGGAATTTCGCCGTGGTATTATTTCAAAAGCAGACTAGTTTACTCATTACTTCAATGTTGTTGGGGTTAATGGTTGTGCCAAATATTTCAGTTAAGGCACAAACAACCTCTAAGGTTGATTCTGTTAATCCTTCTGACTTAGCCCCTTCTTATCCTGCAACTGCGCCACCGCCACGAGTCGCTCCCTTACCTGATGAACGGGAGTTGGAAGAGCGTTCAGTAGAAACTGATTATCGCGTTAGTAACTTACTAGCAGATTTTGCAGGTAATCTTTGGGTAGGTTCTTGGCGGGGATTATCTCGCATTGACCCTAAAACGGGGAAAATTTTGGCGCGTGTTAGTCTACCTAATACTGCCATTGGTGCTTTAGCGCAAGATAAAGTAGGGCGGTTGTGGGTAGGTAGTTATGAAGGGTTGATACGAGTAGAACCGCGTACTAATGAAATTACAGCCCAGAATTTATTTTTGCCTTCCAAGCGGGTTTTGTCATTGCTTGTTGACAAGCGGGGTTATTTGTGGACTGGAACTGACAATGGTTTGGCTTTAATTAGTCCTGACCAAGGTTTAATTATGACCACACTTAAGAATTTGCCTGGTGTGAGTGCCAATACTCTAACTTTAGATGCTGATGGTCAACTGTGGGTGGGAACTTTGGATGGTTTAGTGCGAGTTAATACCGCCAGTGCGTTGATAATGAAGCGAATCAACGATTTACCGGGGACGACAGTACAAGCTTTAGCTATTAGTCCAGAAGGGTTGATTTGGGCGGGAATGCCTAATAATTTACTAGTAATTAATCCCAAAACGGGGATAGTGTTGCGGTCTGTGGCTCGATTGCGAGGTAAGAATGTGACAGCCGTTCGTTTTGCTCAAGATGGTAGTGTGTGGGTAGGGACTCACAATGGTTTGTTACGATTAAATCCAAATACAGGCGCGTTGTTGGATGAAGTAGCGGGACTTCCCTCTAGTCGAGTGCTTACACTTGTACCCGATGTTGCCAATAAATTATGGATTGGCACAAGTGAAGGTCTAGCTTGGTTAATGCCGACTATGAAGAGTGCAAAACCTCATCTGGCTTTCAGTCGTGCTGTGAAATGAGGGAACAGGTGACAGATGACAGTTCTCTCCTGTAACCTACAACCTGTAACCTGTCACCTGTAACCTGTAACCTCTATGGCAATTACTACCCAGCAATTAATTCAATTCAAACAACAGGGACGTGCAATTGTGGCGTTGACGGCATGGGATTATGCGATCGCTCATATCCTCGATGCGGCTGGTGTAGACTTAATCCTGGTGGGGGACTCGATGGCGGCGGTTCTGGGGTATAAAAATACTCTGCCAATTACTTTAGAAGAAATGCTGCACCATGCCAAAGCTGTATGTCGGGGGGTAAAACGTGCTTTGGTGGTGGTGGATTTGCCGTTTTTGACCTATCAAGAAAGTATCCAACAAGCAATCCGCTCGGCTGGACTGGTATTAAAGGAAACAGGAGCGCAAGCCGTCAAATTAGAAGGTGGTTATCCCGCAATGGTGGAGACGGTAACGCGGTTGGTGCAGGCGGGAATTCCGGTGATGGGTCATGTAGGTTTGACACCGCAGTCAGTACATCAGTTGGGTTTGCGACAACAGGGGAAGACTGAGGAAACAGCCAACAGAATTTTAAACGAAGCGATCGCACTAGAGCAAGCGGGTGTATTTGCGATCGTTTTAGAGCATATACCCGCAGATTTGGCAATGCAGATTACACAAAAACTTACCATTCCCACAATTGGTATTGGTGCAGGTTCTCATTGTGATGGTCAAGTTTTAGTCACTTCAGATATCCTGGGATTATCAGAAAAACAACCACCATTTGCCAAAGTCTATACAAATTTACGGGAGACAATCACTAAAGCTGTACAAGATTACGCCACAGAAGTACGCGATCGCAAGTTTCCATAACAGATGCAGTTAACCGTCATCAGTCATCAGTCAACCATCAACAGTTATTATGGTTCTACAAATCAGCCCTACTGAAAAAAAGTTAAATGTTACGTGGGAAGCACTCCCAAGTGATTTTATTTTACCTGACGACCCTGTGGAAAATATTCAGCAACCTCCTCTTGCAGCAGCACTGACAGATGCTTTAGGTTCTAACGGACGCATTCAACCCGAAATGCTCATCGGCTCTAATTTTGGACTAGTAGCGACAGTTAATAAAAAAATCGTTGTCAAAGCACCTGATTGGTTTTATGTACCGCAAGTACAACCTGTAGCAACTGATGTAATTCGTCGTAGTTACACACCCCATTTAGAAGGCGCGGCTGTGTCTGTGGTGATGGAATTTCTCTCAGATACGGAGAATGGAGAACTATCAGTACGCTCCAGTCCCCCATACGGTAAACTCTATTTTTATGAAAAGATTCTCCAAGTTCCCACCTACGTCACCTACGACCCCTACGAACCAATTTTAGAAGTACGGTGTTTGCAGGATGAAAAATATGTTTTACAGCCACCAGATACTAACGGGTATTTTTGGATTCCTGAGTTGGAGTTATTTCTGGGAATTTGGCAAGGTGAAAGACTTTGCCAAACTATGAATTGGCTACGGTGGTGGGATGGAGCAGGAAATTTATTATTGTGGAGTAGCGAACAAGCAGAGCAAGAACGTCAACGTGCGGATAGATTAGCTGCTAAGTTGCGTGAGCTAGGTGTTGACCCGGATGCGATCGCCTAATGCTATCAGGGAATAATTAATTATAGACTCCCTGTGGCAGCAAGTATGCGATCGCTAATTAACAGCAGGGAAAATCAACACCAAATTGCATGAAGCAGCAAAAGAATCAATTCAGCCATCTTACGGCGATTGAAAGAAACTACCTGTCATTCCCTGCACAGTTTTTATTAAATCAAAATCTACTACAAGGCAAAATATTAGATTTTGGTTGTGGCTTTGGTAATGATGTTAAATTATTACAACAAAAAGGCTTTGATATTACAGGCTATGACCCTTACTATTTTCCCCAATACCCTCACAATAAATTTGATACGATAATTTGCTTTTATGTTTTAAATGTTTTATCTCCTGAAGAACAAGCGAATGTGATGATGGAAGTAGCCCATTTATTAAAACCAGGAGGTAAAGCTTATTATGCTGTTAGACGAGATCTGAAAAAAGAAGGTTTTAGAGAGCATTATGTGCATAAAAAGCCTACATATCAATGTATTGTAAAACTCCCCTTCAATTCCATTTATCTAGATGAAATGAGGGAATTATATGAATATATTCATTACAATCATCAGCGACATTCAGATAATTATTGTATATTTTGCAATCCACGTAAAAATCTAAATTTATTAACTGAATCAGCAACAGCCTATGCAATTTTAGATGCTTATCCTATCAGCAAAGGACACGTTTTAGTAATTCCTAAGCGTCATGTGAGTAATTATTTCGAGTTACCCTTTCCAGAACAATCTGCGTGTTGGTTAATGGTGAATAAAGTTCAAGAAATTATTAAAGCTGAATTCACACCTGATGGTTTTAATGTAGGGATGAACATCAACCGCGCTGGAGGGCAAAATATTATGCACACCAGTATTCATATCATCCCTCGTTACCAAGGTGATAGTGTTGGTGTAAAAAGCGGTATTAGAAATGTTATTCCTAAAAAGAAATAAGTAATACCAATTGAATTAGATATGTAATAGCCCCTCCTCGCTGGCGGGGAGGAGGGGGGTGGGGTTCTTGTACCTCACTGAATCGAGAAACCCTATCTATTATTGTCTTGGAGTTCGTTAGCACTTCTCTTAGCTGTATCCGAGTACACAGAACCCCATTGCTTTAAAGCTTCGCCAGATTCTTTAGCAATTCTTTTAGCTCTTTCACCA from Nostoc sp. UHCC 0870 includes these protein-coding regions:
- the rcbX gene encoding RuBisCO chaperone RbcX, yielding MDLKQIAKDTAKTLQSYLTYQALRTVLAQLSETNPPLAYWLQNFSAGKIQDGEAYIEQLFSEQPDLALRIMTVREHIAEEVTEFLPEMVLTGIQKANIEKRRQHLERITSIDTYQPSPPAEQPTNLDTNLDNLSS
- a CDS encoding ligand-binding sensor domain-containing protein; translated protein: MAIGIVSQGNFAVVLFQKQTSLLITSMLLGLMVVPNISVKAQTTSKVDSVNPSDLAPSYPATAPPPRVAPLPDERELEERSVETDYRVSNLLADFAGNLWVGSWRGLSRIDPKTGKILARVSLPNTAIGALAQDKVGRLWVGSYEGLIRVEPRTNEITAQNLFLPSKRVLSLLVDKRGYLWTGTDNGLALISPDQGLIMTTLKNLPGVSANTLTLDADGQLWVGTLDGLVRVNTASALIMKRINDLPGTTVQALAISPEGLIWAGMPNNLLVINPKTGIVLRSVARLRGKNVTAVRFAQDGSVWVGTHNGLLRLNPNTGALLDEVAGLPSSRVLTLVPDVANKLWIGTSEGLAWLMPTMKSAKPHLAFSRAVK
- a CDS encoding Uma2 family endonuclease; protein product: MVLQISPTEKKLNVTWEALPSDFILPDDPVENIQQPPLAAALTDALGSNGRIQPEMLIGSNFGLVATVNKKIVVKAPDWFYVPQVQPVATDVIRRSYTPHLEGAAVSVVMEFLSDTENGELSVRSSPPYGKLYFYEKILQVPTYVTYDPYEPILEVRCLQDEKYVLQPPDTNGYFWIPELELFLGIWQGERLCQTMNWLRWWDGAGNLLLWSSEQAEQERQRADRLAAKLRELGVDPDAIA
- a CDS encoding form I ribulose bisphosphate carboxylase large subunit, whose amino-acid sequence is MSYAQTKTQAKSGYQAGVKDYRLTYYTPDYTPKDTDILAAFRMTPQPGVPPEEAGAAVAAESSTGTWTTVWTDLLTDLDRYKGRCYDIEPVAGEDNQYIAYVAYPLDLFEEGSVTNMLTSIVGNVFGFKALRALRLEDLRIPVAYLKTFQGPPHGIQVERDKLNKYGRPLLGCTIKPKLGLSAKNYGRAVYECLRGGLDFTKDDENINSAPFQRWRDRFLFVAEAIHKAQAETGEIKGHYLNVTAPTCEQMLERAEYAKELKMPIVMHDYLTAGFTANTTLAHWCRKNGILLHIHRAMHAVIDRQKNHGIHFRVLAKTLRMSGGDHIHTGTVVGKLEGERGITMGFVDLLRENYVEQDKSRGIYFTQDWASMPGVMAVASGGIHVWHMPALVEIFGDDSVLQFGGGTLGHPWGNAPGATANRVALEACIQARNEGRNMAREGNDIIREAAKWSPELAVACELWKEIKFEFEAMDTV
- the panB gene encoding 3-methyl-2-oxobutanoate hydroxymethyltransferase; protein product: MAITTQQLIQFKQQGRAIVALTAWDYAIAHILDAAGVDLILVGDSMAAVLGYKNTLPITLEEMLHHAKAVCRGVKRALVVVDLPFLTYQESIQQAIRSAGLVLKETGAQAVKLEGGYPAMVETVTRLVQAGIPVMGHVGLTPQSVHQLGLRQQGKTEETANRILNEAIALEQAGVFAIVLEHIPADLAMQITQKLTIPTIGIGAGSHCDGQVLVTSDILGLSEKQPPFAKVYTNLRETITKAVQDYATEVRDRKFP
- a CDS encoding HIT family protein; translated protein: MKQQKNQFSHLTAIERNYLSFPAQFLLNQNLLQGKILDFGCGFGNDVKLLQQKGFDITGYDPYYFPQYPHNKFDTIICFYVLNVLSPEEQANVMMEVAHLLKPGGKAYYAVRRDLKKEGFREHYVHKKPTYQCIVKLPFNSIYLDEMRELYEYIHYNHQRHSDNYCIFCNPRKNLNLLTESATAYAILDAYPISKGHVLVIPKRHVSNYFELPFPEQSACWLMVNKVQEIIKAEFTPDGFNVGMNINRAGGQNIMHTSIHIIPRYQGDSVGVKSGIRNVIPKKK